In Zingiber officinale cultivar Zhangliang chromosome 3B, Zo_v1.1, whole genome shotgun sequence, a single window of DNA contains:
- the LOC122054937 gene encoding NAD(P)H-quinone oxidoreductase subunit H, chloroplastic-like, translated as MFTEAITVNAPEQLENVQVPKRASYIRVIMLELSRIASHLLWLGPFMADIGAQTPFFYMFRERELIYDLFEAATGMRMMHNYFRIGGVAADLPYGWIDKCLDFCDYFLTGILEYQKLITQNPIFLERVEGVGIIGGEEAINWGLSGPMLRASGIQWDLRKIDNYECYNEFDWEVQWQKEGDSLARYLVRMGEMRESIKIIQQALEGIPGGPYENLEVRRFGRAKNSEWNDFEYRFISKKPSPNFELSKQELYVRVEAPKGELGIYLIGDNSIFPWRWKIRLPGFINLQILPQLVKRMKLADIMTILGSIDLFFYLFCLFGLV; from the coding sequence ATGTTCACAGAGGCAATAACGGTAAATGCACCAGAACAACTGGAAAATGTTCAAGTACCTAAAAGGGCTAGCTATATCAGAGTAATTATGCTGGAGCTGAGTCGTATAGCTTCTCATTTGTTATGGCTTGGACCTTTTATGGCGGATATCGGTGCACAGACTccctttttttatatgtttagagAGAGGGAATTGATATATGATTTATTCGAAGCTGCCACAGGTATGCGAATGATGCATAATTATTTCCGCATCGGAGGCGTAGCAGCCGATCTACCTTATGGCTGGATAGATAAATGTTTAGATTTTTGTGATTATTTTTTAACAGGGATTCTTGAATATCAAAAACTTATTACGCAAAATCCTATTTTTTTGGAACGAGTCGAAGGAGTGGGCATTATTGGTGGGGAGGAGGCGATAAACTGGGGTTTATCGGGACCAATGTTACGAGCTTCTGGAATACAATGGGATCTTCGTAAAATTGATAATTATGAGTGTTACAATGAATTCGATTGGGAAGTCCAATGGCAAAAAGAAGGAGATTCATTAGCTCGTTATTTAGTACGAATGGGTGAAATGAGGGAATCCATAAAAATAATTCAACAGGCCCTAGAAGGAATTCCTGGCGGACCCTATGAAAATTTAGAAGTCCGGCGCTTTGGTAGAGCAAAAAATTCCGAATGGAATGATTTTGAATATAGATTTATTAGTAAAAAACCTTCGCCCAATTTTGAATTGTCGAAACAAGAACTTTACGTAAGAGTAGAAGCCCCAAAGGGGGAATTAGGAATTTATTTGATAGGAGACAATAGTATTTTCCCATGGAGATGGAAAATTCGTCTACCCGGCTTCATAAATTTGCAAATTCTTCCTCAACTAGTTAAAAGAATGAAATTGGCTGATATCATGACGATACTAGGTAGTATAGATCTATTCTTttacttattttgtttgtttggaCTTGTTTAA